The following DNA comes from bacterium.
CCTGCCTGCTCCGGGACGGAGATACCGCAAAGGCCGCGGCACCTTACTAAGAAAGTATGTCCGGGTTTTTCGCGGAACAGAAACAAGGAGTTTTAATCCGACGTGCTCCCCTAAGACTTTCGCATTTTCCATGCGCCACCAGCCGGCGTCGTTTGCGATACGGTTCTGACACAAAAGCAAGTCCTGAGATCCCTTCAGTTCATTGGGACGGGTATCGGAAGCTATCGATGATTTCCGCGCGACCTTGCCTTTCTTCTGCATGACTGCGCTGCCATTCGAAGAAAAAAACAAAATTATAAAGAACGCCGTGACGATAAACCTGAAAGTCATTCTTCCTTCCCTCCCTTACTTTTCGGTATCGGTATGGCTTTTCCCATGCTTGGCAAGAACCGACAAATCAACATCGAGACGGCTTTTTTTATCGGCAAGCAGTGCCATGCCAAGAATAATGAGCACAACGCCGGGTATAATGGGAAGAAAGATCCCAAGAATTCCGACAAGAATCAGCAGATATGCTTTTTGACGATAGCTAAGCTTCATAGAGAATATAATACCATGCGTTAGAAATTTAGAGAAGGCCGTTGAAGCGCGCGCTCAGAAGCGTCGAGTGCCTCATTTACCAGGCGATCTGCCTGGATGTTTTTTTCTCTTGGAATGTGCGTAAATGTCACGCCGCCAAAATCCATCTTGAGATTCCGCACCGCAAGATATAATTTCCCTATATGTTCTTCGGTTATTTTATAACGATCGGAGAGCTGCTCCACCACAAGCTGGCTGTCTATCCGAAACTCTACGGAGAATTTTGAGGACGCCTTCAGGCCCCATAATGCTTTTAACTTCTTCAACGCGAAAATAACGGCCTCGTACTCCGCTTCGTTGTTGGTGCGCTCTCCCAGATACTGGCCATAGGTCTTAAGAACCTCTCCTTTTTCATTTTGCACCACAATGCCCAGCGCGGCGGGACCCGGGTTTCCACGGCTGCCGCCATCGGTGAAAACGATAAATTTTTCTGAAGAAAGTTTCTGCATATAATTAGGGGGTGCGGGAGCCGGGGTCAAGGTCCACCAGCTGCAATTCAATGGCGTCTCTGCCGTTCCAAAAGTTTTGGGAAAGCTTTGCAATGACGTCCACCGTGCTCCCACGCGAAAGTTCTTTTATCCGCCCGCCCAGTCCAAATCCGATGGCCTCGATGTTTGAGGCCGGCCTTGACGATCTGGCAGAAGAAAGAAGGCGCAATTTAAGATGCCGCTCTCCGTTTCCAACCGCGCGCACATACGCTATGGCAAGCCCTCTAAGAAGGAATTTCGGCTCGATA
Coding sequences within:
- a CDS encoding ribonuclease HI family protein produces the protein MQKLSSEKFIVFTDGGSRGNPGPAALGIVVQNEKGEVLKTYGQYLGERTNNEAEYEAVIFALKKLKALWGLKASSKFSVEFRIDSQLVVEQLSDRYKITEEHIGKLYLAVRNLKMDFGGVTFTHIPREKNIQADRLVNEALDASERALQRPSLNF